ATTACGAAAAAGGATTTTACAATTAAAGATTTTGCAGACCAGCTTGGAATGGTTTCTAAAATCGGCGGGGTTGCGCAAATTGCTTCCATGATACCGGGTTTTTCAAAAATAAAAGATAAATTTAATCCTGAAGCTGCCGAAAAAGAACTTGTTAAAATTAAGGCAATAATTAATTCAATGACGGAGAAAGAAAGAAAAAATCCTGACATATTAAACGGCGGACGAAGAAAGAGAATAGCTCTCGGAAGCGGTGTTACGGTTAATGATGTGAATATTTTTATAAACAAATTTGAAGAAGTAAAAAAAATGATGAAATCATTTAAAAAAAATAAGTTTGGCGGTCCGCTGAAAAATATAAAAAATATGTTTAACAATATCAATCAATAAAGGAGATTTAAAGTGTCGGTAAAAATCAGATTAGCTAGAGTAGGTTCTCACAAAAAACCATATTATCGTATTGTTGCGGCATCATGCGAAAAATCGGCTACCAAGAAATTCATTGAGATTTTAGGGACTTATAATCCACATCTTGATCCGGCTGATTTTAAAATAAACAAAGACAAGTTTGACAAATGGATGAGTCTTGGCGCTCAGCCTTCCGATACGGTCAAATCTTTAATTAAAAAAAATAGTAAGTTAGCTGCCATAAATTAATTATAAATAAATAAATAAATTAATTAATGCTATTTATTAATGCTATTTAATTTATAGTTGTATAAATTATATAATTATAATAGTTACTTATAATATTAATGTCTGAGTATATTGCTGTAGGCAGCATCATTAAACCCCACGGTATTAAAGGGGAGATTGTCGTGAGATTTTTTAATCCCGACTTTATTTTTAATGAACAGTTGATTAAAACCAAAGAATTAATGCTGTATGTGTCGGATTCTGGCAATTATACTGAAAAAGCAGCGGGCGTCGGTTTTAATAGAATCAATATCGGAAATCATCAAGAAAATTGTAAAGATTGTAAAGACGATAGCGCGAATATTTTTTCAAATGTTTTAAAATCAAAAACAGGCTATATGCCGTTATTTATCGAAGGAATAAAAAAAGGGAATAAACAATATTTTATTAAAATAGAAAATATTAATAGCATTGAAGACGCCGAAAAATTTAGAAATGCTAAAGTTTTTACAAAAAAAGAGCAGCTGCGTCTTGAAGAAAACGAATATCTGGTTTCCGATTTAATAGGCTTAAAATGTTTGAACATTTTAAATCAAGACTTAGGCAGCGTTACGGAAATATATCAGGGCGATACCGACATTGCGGAGATACAATCGAAAGATGCCTTGTATTTTTTGCCTATGACGGACGATAATATTCAGGAAATAGATATTAAAAACAAAGTCATAATAGTAAAAAACGAAAACTTATATAAAATATAAATATAAATATAAAATATAATTTAAGAATGTTATGAAAAAAGTAATTGACATTATTTCTATAATGCCTGATTATTTTAGTTCTTTTATATCAACAGGATTAATCAGCAGGGCTATTAAAGAAAATATCATTGAAATTAATATAATCAACCCGAGAGATTTCACGCAGGACAAGCACCGCAGAGTTGACGATAAAGTGTACGGCGGCGGAGCCGGTCAGCTCTTAATGCCTGAGCCTATTGTTAAAGCATGGGAACATGCAAACAATGTTTATCAAAAGAAGGTCGTTGTCAACGGCTATAACGCTGATTTAGAAGAGGCTGCCGACGCAGAAAAGCCGTTGCTGCCGTCTTCATCTGTAATAATGTCTGCATCAGGAAGGTTATTAAATTCAACGCTTGCAAAACAGCTTGCATCAAATGACCATTTAGTGATTATTTGCGGACGATATGAAGGTATAGACGCACGCGTTGCAGAGTTTACAGAAAGCATGGAGGTTTCAATCGGAGATTATATTCTTTCCGGAGGAGAAATTGCTTCCATTGTGCTAATTGAAACAGTTTGCAGATATTATTCAGGTTTTATGGGAAATACAGAATCATTGACAGAGGAAAGCTATTCAGCCGATTTGTGCGACAAAAAAGGAAAGCAGCTGCTTGAATATCCGCAATTTACTAAACCTAGAAATTTTAGGAATTTAGAAGTTCCGGAAGTGCTGCTAAGCGGCAATCATAAGCATATAAACGAATGGAGATTAAAAAACGCTATAGCAAAAACAGTGAAAAATAGACCCGAATTTTTATCAAATTAATTTTTTAAAACTGAGTAATAATGCTTCAACCTCTTAAGGCCGGAGTTGTTAGCCAAGCCAAAGATAAATAGTTAGACAATGTTAGATAACGAGAATAAAAAAAATAAGATAATAATATAGATAATAATATTAAATGTATTAGACAACGTGATGTTAATAAGAATAATAAAAAAATAATAATATTAAACATATAATAAGAATAAGGAGCGTAAATTATTATGAATATCGTGGACAAAATTGAGCAGGAATCTTTAAAATCTGATATTCCTGAATTTAAAGCAGGCGATACACTTAGAATACATCAGAAAATTAAAGAAGGCGACAAACAGAGGATACAGATTTTTGAAGGAGTAGTTATTGCAAAGAGAGGCTCCAATATAAGATTTTCATTTACCGTCAGAAAAAATTCATACGGTGTGGGCGTTGAAAAGACATTTCTTGCCCATTCCCCGCTGATTGAAAAAATAGAGTTTGTTTATAGCGGCAAAGTCAGAAGAGCAAAACTTTATTATTTAAGAGATAAAACAGGCAAAGATGCTAAGATAGAGCGCAGGGATTTGTTTAACACTAAAGGCAAAGCTGACAAGGCTAAAAAAGCAGATGCGGCAGCGCAGATTTAAATATATTTTGAATTATCGTATTAAATTTATTTATACATATTTAGCAGTAAAACTTTTAGTTTGTGTTTTAGACGCATTAATCTGTTTTCAATATTAACTTATTATAGTATATCTATTTATAATATTTGTTTATTTGTTATACCTTAATCTTGCAATAGAAAATATTTATGCATTTCTTTGCTCGGTTAAGCAAAATATAAGGAAAAAGTGTCGGATTTTATTTTTTTTGCATATGGAGTAGTTCAATTAACAAAGAAAATATTTGCAAAAAAATTAATCTGACACCTTTTCCAATTGGATAACTTTCTATTGCAGGATTAAGGTTATATTCAGGTATTGACTTATGAGTGAAAAATCTTACAGGGTTATTATTAAAGGCATAGTTCAGGGTGTTAATTTCAGAAACTTCACTAAAATAGAAGCCGACAGAATAGGCGTGAGAGGTTATGTTCAAAATACCCATGACGGACATGTAGAGGCTTTTTTTGAGGGAGAAGAAGAAAGAATTAAAGAACTTATATCAATGGTTCATGTCGGACCTGCCCATGCCAAAGTAAAAGAAGTAAAACTGTATGAGCAGGATTCTCTTTCAAATTTTAAGGACTTTAGAGTAATAAGATAAAATATAAATAATACCGGTTAGGTAACCTATTTATATGTGATATGTATAATAATATATATCATTACATAATATATTATAATTAGTTAAACGGTTAACACGCCCCGCTCTATTATTTATTGATTAGAGGCGGGTTTATTTTTAAGATGCGGATAGAAAAGACAGAACTGCCGCAACGTGGCCTTTAGCTTTTACGTTATGCCATATTTTTTTAACCGTGCCGTCTTTTGATATTAAATATGTAGACCTTATAATGCCTTTGGTGATTTTTCCGTATAATTTTTTTTCGCCGTATGCGTCATATACTTCGGCTATTTTTTTATCAGGGTCGCTTAATAGCGAAAAAATCAAATTTTGTTTTTCTTTAAATTTTATATGAGAAGCGACGCTATCCGGACTTACCCCCACAACATTGTAGCCTTTTGACAGCAGAGCATTAAAATTATCCCTGAAATCGCATGCCTCCGTAGTACACCCGGGCGTATTGTCCTTTGGATAAAAATATAATATTAAATCTTTATCCAACAAATCTTTTAATGAAAATATTTTTTCATTCCCGCTATTATCAATGCCGGACAATTTAAAATCGAATGCTTTATCCCCTTCTTTTAACATAACCTACACCCGCGCTTTAAGTTTTATTTAGCATTATTAATATTATATTATATTTTACATAATATAATATTAATATGTTATGTCCATTTTGTATATGTACATATACAAGAATTATATTAACATTACATTTAAGAATTTTCAATTATTTTAAACTCAAATTTTTTTCTTGCAATTTAAAATATATAAATGTATGATTAAAAATAATTAAAATTATATATGATATAATATGAGGTCAATTTGCTGCTAAAATGACAAAAACAACAACTATTTTATTTATTTTTACAGGGTGCAAGGCAATACTTTGAACGGCATATCTATTTTATTCTTGTTCCTTCTGCTAATACCTATTATTATTTCATTTAATCCAAGACTATCTTTAATATTCAGTTCCGCAATATACCTGCTTCTTTCAGTTTTTTTGCTGTTTTCGCTATTATTCGGTTTTACAAAATTATCGCTGATGTTTCCGTTTTCGGTTCAACTGAATGATTTGTTCGGATTGAGTAATGCGTCTAATTCCGACCATATCACTTATCTAACCTCTATACCTTATCTTAATTTTTCATATCTATTTGACAGCCTGTCGCTGCTTTTCGGTTTTTTAATAGCATTTTTAGGTTTCATCGCTTCGCTGTATTCAGTTAATTATTTATATGAAGAACATTATAAAAATAAATCATTGTTTGTAATATTATTTAACGGGTTTATTATTTCAATGCTTTTTGTGGTGTTCAGCGCTAACGGTCTTTCATTTCTTATATTCTGGGAAATTATGTCAATCCTTTCATTTTTTCTTGTCCTGTTTGAATATGAGAAAGAAGAAAGCAAAAAAGCGGCAAATCTTTACATAATAATGACCCATATCGGCACATTTTTCATTTTTCTGCTATTTCTTTATATGTTCACGAAAACCGGCAGTTTCTCTTTTGAAGCTTGGAAGCGTTTAGGTATAAGCGGCAGTCTGAGCGCCGCAGGCATGCTGACGATATTTATTCTTACTATGCTTGGTTTTGGTATGAAAGCGGGTATCTTTCCCCTTCATGTATGGCTTCCGAAAGCTCATCCAGAAGCGCCGTCCGGCGTATCGGCGCTGATGTCCGGTATTATGATAAAAACTGCAATTTATATGATGATAAGATTTTATTTTGAATTTATGCAGTCGTACGGGTGGGGATTTGGCTTTACCGTTCTTTTAATAGGAGCACTGACACTGATTTACGGGGTTCTGAACGCCGGAATTCAGGATAATATAAAACGGCTTCTTGCATATTCTTCAATGGAAAATATTGGAATAATGCTTATGGCATTGGGTTTAGCCATGATATTTTATTCTCAGAATATGTTTCTTCTGTGCGCGTTTGCGCTCATGGCTCTTTTATTTCATATTATGAATCACGCCTTGTTTAAAGGACTTTTATTTCTGGGTTCCGGCGCTATTGCTTCGCAGGCTCATACAAAAGACATGAATAAATTAGGCGGGCTGATTAAAAAAATGCCCAAAACATCATTTATTTTTCTTATAGGTGTTTTATCGGCGGCAACGCTTCCTCCGTTTAACGGTTTTGTCAGCGAATGGATGATTTATCAGTCTTTACTCATGGCAAGCAGCGTCAACGTTGAAATTATCAGGATATTTACCCCTATATTTGCTTCGGTTATGGCATTAGCCGGCGGGCTTGCGGCACTTGCGTTTGTCAAGGCATACGGTATATCTTTTCTTGGAAGAGCAAGGTCGCAGAGAGCAAATAACGCAAAAGAGCCCCCATTTTTAATGCTTGTGTCAATGAGCATTCTTGCATTCTTATGTTTTCTGCTGGGCATATTTTCATTTATAGGACTTTTGCCTATAAACAAAGCAGTTGAGGAAATTACCAATGTATCTATTTATAAAAATATTGCAATATCTTACGGTTCAATAGTTACCCTTCCAAAGTACAGTCTGGGGGTTATTTCTCCAGTCGGGCTTCTGCTCGCAGGAATAGTTTTTATAAGCGCAATTTATCTGTTTATAAAAATATTCGGGAATATGAAGACTAAAGTTTTTGAAACATTTGCATGCGGTCTTGAGAATAAAGACGCTTATAATATTTCCGATGCTCAAATCAGTCAAAATATTTGTAATGCCGGCGATAATAATAACAATAATGATGATATAAATGTATATGCTAAAAGAAATAATTCTCAATATAGTTCAACCGGTTTTTCTCAACCTCTTAGAAGAATTTTTTCAGGACTTTATAATATTAAAGAACATTTAATAAATGAAGAATATAAAAGAAAATATTTTTTTCCGATTAAAAATTACGTATTTAAAGCGGGCGATCTGTTTGAATATTTTTATAATTCGTTTGCCGAAAAATTTTTGGATAAGATTTCAAAATTGAGAGCACGCATTCAGGGCGGTGTAGTTCAAACTTATATAGCCTATATAGTAGGCACACTGATAATTTTATTAATATGGTTCAGCTGGTTTCATCACGCATTGTGAAAATGCATATTGGGTGAGACAATCAACTATTAAATTAATTTAGCCGGTTAAATCTGCATATAATTCAGCATAAATAGGCGCAGATGCAGTGAAACTGCAAATTAATTAAAATAAATATTAAATTAATTTGAAATAGGTTAATTCAAAAGATTCAATGTTAATGTTAAATAATGATTTATTAAATTTTAATGCTGTTTTAATAGGAATTGCACAAATTCTGATTCTTATTTTAATAGCGCCGTTTGTAAACTCTTATATAAATAAAATAAAAAGTATTTTAAGAGGGCAGCAGGGAAGACCTTTATTTCAAGGGTATAAAGATATCTTTAAACTTATACGCAAAGAAGTCGTCCTTTCGGAAGATGCGTCATACATTTCAAGATTCGCGCCGTATATAGTTTTTGTTTCTATTTTGGTTTCCGCCTGTTTTTTGCCGGTATTCAGTTCTGATGCGCTTCTGTCGTTTACCGGAGATATTATAGCGTTGGTTTATACCATAGGACTCGGCACTTTTTTTATGGCATTATACGGTATGGACCAGGCTTCAAGTTTTGGAGGTCTTGGTTCCAGCAGGGACATTCTGATAGCTTCTCTGGCTGAGCCGACTTTGATGCTGGTTATCTTTACTTTTGCGCTGCAGACAAGAACTACCAATATAAGCCAGATTTTTATAGATATACATAAAAACGGTTTTTTAAATTATCCTGTTTCATATGTTTTAGCATTGATGGCATTTTTAATAATTTCTATTGCCGAAAACGGAAGAATACCCGTTGACAATCCAGATACCCATCTGGAACTTACCATGGTTCACGAAGCTATGATACTTGAAGGTTCAGGAAGGCATCTTGCTTTGTTTGAATATTCGTCTTATTTAAAATTAATAATATTCATAACGCTCGCTTCTAATATATTTCTTCCTATAGGGGTGTACGGCGGCATCCCGCATTCGCTATCGTCATTTTCGTTTTTGACAATATTATATGCAATTTTATTTTATATTCTAAAAGTGTTAATTTTTGCAACGCCAATAGCTTTTATTGAGATATCGATGGCGAAATTGAGGTTTTTCAGGGTGCCTGATTTTTTGATGCTGGGATTTGTTCTGTCTATAATTTCATTAGTTTTGTATTCTATTTAAACGGGTGATTATGCTGAATATAACAAGTTTTATTGAACTTATGGGCGCATTTGTTTTATTTTTTGCCATACTGCAAACAGCAAGCCACAGAGTTGATTTTTCAATTAAAGTTTACAGTATTCAATCGTTGTTTTTAAGCATAACTATTTTTGTTATGGGCATATATTCCAATAATGCCGAACTGTATCTGTCAAGTTTTCTTACTTTTGCCATAAAGGTTATAGCGATACCGTATTTTTTAAATAAAGTAACCAAGAGAATCTCTATAAGAGAAAAGATTGTCCCATATATTAATATGACTAATTCCGTATTGATTACCGGCGCTATAACAATATTTGCTTTTTTTATAACTAAGGGGGATTTTGCAAGTCATGAATTTATTGCGCG
This genomic stretch from Candidatus Acididesulfobacter guangdongensis harbors:
- a CDS encoding acylphosphatase produces the protein MSEKSYRVIIKGIVQGVNFRNFTKIEADRIGVRGYVQNTHDGHVEAFFEGEEERIKELISMVHVGPAHAKVKEVKLYEQDSLSNFKDFRVIR
- the trmD gene encoding tRNA (guanosine(37)-N1)-methyltransferase TrmD, translated to MKKVIDIISIMPDYFSSFISTGLISRAIKENIIEINIINPRDFTQDKHRRVDDKVYGGGAGQLLMPEPIVKAWEHANNVYQKKVVVNGYNADLEEAADAEKPLLPSSSVIMSASGRLLNSTLAKQLASNDHLVIICGRYEGIDARVAEFTESMEVSIGDYILSGGEIASIVLIETVCRYYSGFMGNTESLTEESYSADLCDKKGKQLLEYPQFTKPRNFRNLEVPEVLLSGNHKHINEWRLKNAIAKTVKNRPEFLSN
- the rimM gene encoding 16S rRNA processing protein RimM — encoded protein: MSEYIAVGSIIKPHGIKGEIVVRFFNPDFIFNEQLIKTKELMLYVSDSGNYTEKAAGVGFNRINIGNHQENCKDCKDDSANIFSNVLKSKTGYMPLFIEGIKKGNKQYFIKIENINSIEDAEKFRNAKVFTKKEQLRLEENEYLVSDLIGLKCLNILNQDLGSVTEIYQGDTDIAEIQSKDALYFLPMTDDNIQEIDIKNKVIIVKNENLYKI
- a CDS encoding thioredoxin-dependent thiol peroxidase codes for the protein MLKEGDKAFDFKLSGIDNSGNEKIFSLKDLLDKDLILYFYPKDNTPGCTTEACDFRDNFNALLSKGYNVVGVSPDSVASHIKFKEKQNLIFSLLSDPDKKIAEVYDAYGEKKLYGKITKGIIRSTYLISKDGTVKKIWHNVKAKGHVAAVLSFLSAS
- a CDS encoding hydrogenase, which encodes MLNITSFIELMGAFVLFFAILQTASHRVDFSIKVYSIQSLFLSITIFVMGIYSNNAELYLSSFLTFAIKVIAIPYFLNKVTKRISIREKIVPYINMTNSVLITGAITIFAFFITKGDFASHEFIARRVFPTALAVILIGVFIMIARKKAIIQIIGFLTLDNGIILAATSITKGLPLVVDIGVFFDVFIGAIMAGVLIYRIRTSFDSLDTSKMSNLKE
- a CDS encoding formate hydrogenlyase subunit 4, which codes for MLNNDLLNFNAVLIGIAQILILILIAPFVNSYINKIKSILRGQQGRPLFQGYKDIFKLIRKEVVLSEDASYISRFAPYIVFVSILVSACFLPVFSSDALLSFTGDIIALVYTIGLGTFFMALYGMDQASSFGGLGSSRDILIASLAEPTLMLVIFTFALQTRTTNISQIFIDIHKNGFLNYPVSYVLALMAFLIISIAENGRIPVDNPDTHLELTMVHEAMILEGSGRHLALFEYSSYLKLIIFITLASNIFLPIGVYGGIPHSLSSFSFLTILYAILFYILKVLIFATPIAFIEISMAKLRFFRVPDFLMLGFVLSIISLVLYSI
- a CDS encoding hydrogenase 4 subunit B, with the protein product MNGISILFLFLLLIPIIISFNPRLSLIFSSAIYLLLSVFLLFSLLFGFTKLSLMFPFSVQLNDLFGLSNASNSDHITYLTSIPYLNFSYLFDSLSLLFGFLIAFLGFIASLYSVNYLYEEHYKNKSLFVILFNGFIISMLFVVFSANGLSFLIFWEIMSILSFFLVLFEYEKEESKKAANLYIIMTHIGTFFIFLLFLYMFTKTGSFSFEAWKRLGISGSLSAAGMLTIFILTMLGFGMKAGIFPLHVWLPKAHPEAPSGVSALMSGIMIKTAIYMMIRFYFEFMQSYGWGFGFTVLLIGALTLIYGVLNAGIQDNIKRLLAYSSMENIGIMLMALGLAMIFYSQNMFLLCAFALMALLFHIMNHALFKGLLFLGSGAIASQAHTKDMNKLGGLIKKMPKTSFIFLIGVLSAATLPPFNGFVSEWMIYQSLLMASSVNVEIIRIFTPIFASVMALAGGLAALAFVKAYGISFLGRARSQRANNAKEPPFLMLVSMSILAFLCFLLGIFSFIGLLPINKAVEEITNVSIYKNIAISYGSIVTLPKYSLGVISPVGLLLAGIVFISAIYLFIKIFGNMKTKVFETFACGLENKDAYNISDAQISQNICNAGDNNNNNDDINVYAKRNNSQYSSTGFSQPLRRIFSGLYNIKEHLINEEYKRKYFFPIKNYVFKAGDLFEYFYNSFAEKFLDKISKLRARIQGGVVQTYIAYIVGTLIILLIWFSWFHHAL
- the rplS gene encoding 50S ribosomal protein L19, which produces MNIVDKIEQESLKSDIPEFKAGDTLRIHQKIKEGDKQRIQIFEGVVIAKRGSNIRFSFTVRKNSYGVGVEKTFLAHSPLIEKIEFVYSGKVRRAKLYYLRDKTGKDAKIERRDLFNTKGKADKAKKADAAAQI
- a CDS encoding 30S ribosomal protein S16, whose translation is MSVKIRLARVGSHKKPYYRIVAASCEKSATKKFIEILGTYNPHLDPADFKINKDKFDKWMSLGAQPSDTVKSLIKKNSKLAAIN